The Bos mutus isolate GX-2022 chromosome 7, NWIPB_WYAK_1.1, whole genome shotgun sequence genome window below encodes:
- the LOC102270426 gene encoding olfactory receptor 2M3, whose protein sequence is MDIWNHTSLSDFILLGLFSYSPYDFFLFSLVLLASATALAGNILFLLLTQADRRLHTPMYFFLSQVSIMDLTIMGAVVPKMAANFLSGSKFISRGGCATQVFLVVMVGGAECFLLAVMAYDRYVAVCHPLRYPVLMNWKACCLMSLASWMGGVADSVIDVGMVFSFPYCGSLQVDQFFCEVPAVLHLSCADTSLFEDLIYACCVIMLLLPLGVVVASYARILMAVISMTSTEGKQKALSTCSSHLAVVGLYYGGAIFSYMQTASTRTPVGDRATSIFYTILTPMLNPLIYSLRNKEIMRAFKKMWKMQGR, encoded by the coding sequence ATGGACATCTGGAACCACACCTCGCTATCAGACTTCATCCTTTTGGGTCTGTTCAGCTATTCACCATATGACTTCTTCCTATTTTCCCTTGTCCTTCTGGCCTCTGCTACAGCCCTGGCTGGCAAcatcctcttcctcctgctcacCCAGGCTGACAGGCGCCTGCACACTCCCATGTACTTTTTTCTTAGTCAGGTCTCCATCATGGACCTGACCATAATGGGTGCAGTGGTGCCCAAGATGGCAGCCAACTTCCTCTCGGGAAGTAAGTTCATCTCTCGGGGTGGCTGTGCCACTCAGGTCTTCTTAGTGGTCATGGTAGGAGGAGCTGAGTGCTTCCTCCTGGCAGTCATGGCCTATGACAGGTATGTGGCCGTGTGTCACCCCCTGCGGTACCCTGTGCTCATGAACTGGAAGGCCTGCTGTCTGATGTCCTTGGCATCCTGGATGGGTGGAGTGGCTGACAGTGTGATTGATGTAGGGATGGTCTTCAGCTTCCCCTACTGTGGCTCTCTCCAGGTGGACCAGTTCTTCTGTGAGGTCCCCGCCGTGCTGCATCTCTCTTGTGCAGACACATCCCTCTTTGAGGACCTCATCTATGCTTGCTGTgtgatcatgctgctgctgcccctgGGGGTCGTTGTGGCTTCCTATGCCCGGATCCTCATGGCTGTTATTAGCATGACGTCCACTGAGGGGAAACAGAAGGCTCTGTCCACGTGCTCCTCCCAcctggctgtggtgggtctttacTATGGGGGAGCCATATTTAGCTACATGCAGACAGCCTCCACTAGGACTCCAGTGGGGGACCGAGCCACCTCCATCTTCTATACCATCCTCACCCCAATGCTCAACCCACTCATTTACAGCCTGAGGAACAAGGAGATAATGAGGGCCTTCAAGAAGATGTGGAAGATGCAGGGGAGATAG
- the LOC102271567 gene encoding olfactory receptor 2V1: MALLGNQTLISHFILLGLFTHSPLHLFLFSIIMAMFLVALSGNGLMILLINTDSRLHSPMYFFLSWLSLMDLMLISTIVPRMAIDYLLGHGSISFTGCGLQILFFLTLLGDECFLLAFMAYDRYVAISNPLRYSVVMSRRVCWLMVAGSWLFGLVDGLIQAVFTLRFPYCGSQEIDHFFCEVPAVLKLACADTSLYETMIYVCCVLMLLLPFSVISASYLRILITVLHMRSAEGRQKAFATCSSHMAAVSLFYGAAMITYMRPQAYHSSKQDKAVSAFYTMITPMLNPLIYSLRNKEVAGALKKLLGRCSCGVGQN, encoded by the coding sequence ATGGCTTTGTTGGGAAACCAGACTCTCATCTCCCACTTCATCCTCCTGGGCCTCTTCACACACTCACCACTGcacctcttcctcttctccatcATCATGGCCATGTTTCTGGTGGCCCTCTCTGGCAATGGGCTTATGATCCTCCTCATCAACACTGACTCCCGTCTCCACAgccccatgtacttctttctcagcTGGCTGTCACTCATGGACCTCATGCTCATCTCCACCATTGTACCACGGATGGCCATCGACTATCTCCTGGGCCATGGTTCCATCTCCTTCACAGGCTGTGGGCTCCAGATCCTCTTCTTCCTCACCCTCCTGGGGGATGAGTGCTTCCTGCTGGCTTTCATGGCCTATGATCGCTATGTGGCCATCAGCAACCCACTGAGGTACTCGGTGGTCATGAGCCGCCGTGTCTGCTGGCTCATGGTGGCAGGGTCTTGGCTCTTTGGCCTCGTGGATGGGCTGATCCAGGCTGTCTTTACACTACGATTCCCTTACTGTGGCTCCCAAGAGATTGACCACTTCTTCTGTGAGGTCCCTGCTGTGCTCAAGTTGGCCTGTGCTGACACCTCCCTCTATGAGACTATGATCTATGTGTGCTGTGTCCTCATGCTGCTCCTGCCCTTCTCTGTCATCTCTGCCTCATATCTGAGGATCCTGATAACTGTGCTCCACATGCGTTCTGCTGAAGGTCGGCAGAAGGCCTTTGCTACCTGTTCCTCTCACATGGCAGCTGTGTCTCTCTTCTACGGGGCTGCCATGATCACCTACATGCGGCCTCAGGCCTATCATTCCTCCAAGCAGGACAAGGCGGTCTCTGCCTTCTATACCATGATTACCCCTATGCTCAACCCACTTatctacagcctgaggaacaaGGAAGTGGCTGGTGCTCTCAAGAAACTTCTGGGGAGGTGTTCTTGTGGTGTTGGGCAGAACTAG